Proteins from one Planctomyces sp. SH-PL62 genomic window:
- a CDS encoding DUF4956 domain-containing protein has protein sequence MPAWILESLSNNETLPGTVMAWRIASALLLGGVVAGVYRWARRGLGPPQATFLTTLVLLSVTIAMATQVIGDSVARAFSLVGALSVARFRTVVKDTQDTAFVILAVVVGMAAGANDLLVALVGLGVVGIASPVLWPRRRDPAWTGAEVDLKLRLAAAQDVREAIERILADVSTRATLVSIETARQGASIDLAYRVRLRRDRSPVQTAAELNQTPGVEAVELRRADRSFD, from the coding sequence ATGCCGGCCTGGATCCTGGAATCGCTTTCCAACAATGAGACGTTGCCGGGGACGGTGATGGCCTGGCGGATCGCCTCGGCCTTGCTGCTCGGCGGCGTGGTCGCCGGCGTCTACCGCTGGGCGAGGCGCGGGTTGGGGCCGCCGCAGGCGACGTTCCTGACGACCCTCGTGCTCCTCTCGGTGACGATCGCGATGGCCACCCAGGTCATCGGCGACAGCGTGGCCCGGGCCTTCAGCCTGGTCGGCGCGCTGTCGGTGGCCCGCTTCCGCACGGTCGTGAAGGACACGCAGGACACGGCGTTCGTCATCCTGGCCGTCGTGGTCGGGATGGCGGCGGGGGCGAACGACCTGCTGGTCGCCCTGGTGGGCCTGGGGGTGGTGGGGATCGCCTCGCCGGTCCTCTGGCCCCGCCGCCGCGACCCGGCCTGGACGGGCGCGGAGGTGGACCTGAAGCTCCGCCTCGCCGCCGCTCAGGACGTCCGCGAGGCGATCGAGCGGATCCTCGCCGACGTCTCCACCCGCGCGACCCTGGTCTCGATCGAGACCGCCCGTCAGGGCGCCTCGATCGACCTGGCCTATCGCGTCCGACTTCGCCGCGACCGCTCGCCCGTCCAGACGGCGGCCGAGCTGAACCAGACGCCTGGCGTGGAGGCCGTCGAGCTCCGCCGCGCGGACCGCTCGTTCGACTGA
- a CDS encoding sensor histidine kinase: MLVSPPTAEGLRFVALPRMRGVPWAQTLPYYLWILLLILALIYALAVHLVRPLRRLQRAVDEFGRGGLATRIGSTRRDEIGELSRAFDVMAHRIASLMAAERRLIQDVSHELRSPLTRLGLAVRLGRGGDREAAMGRIKKEVDRLSALVDELLRLNSAEEDPHALHRDEVRLDALLAELVEACAVEADAKGCRLDLRADAPVVASGDRELLRRAVENVLRNAVRHAPEGSAVEVALQADGGFAAITVRDHGSGVPEEALADIFKPFFRIEHDRSRASGGVGLGLAIARRAVEVHGGSIAADDARPGLVVTIRIRLAEPAAATQA, encoded by the coding sequence GTGCTCGTCAGCCCGCCCACGGCCGAGGGGCTCCGGTTCGTGGCCCTCCCCCGGATGCGGGGGGTCCCCTGGGCCCAGACGCTCCCCTACTACCTCTGGATCCTGCTGCTGATCCTGGCCCTGATCTACGCGCTGGCCGTCCATCTGGTGCGCCCGCTGAGACGGTTGCAGCGGGCGGTGGACGAGTTCGGCCGGGGCGGATTGGCGACCCGGATCGGCTCGACGCGGCGGGACGAGATCGGCGAGCTGTCCCGCGCGTTCGACGTGATGGCCCACCGGATCGCGTCGCTGATGGCGGCCGAGCGGCGGCTGATCCAGGACGTCTCGCACGAGCTGCGGTCGCCGCTGACCCGCCTCGGCCTGGCCGTCCGGCTCGGCCGCGGCGGCGACCGCGAGGCCGCGATGGGCCGCATCAAGAAGGAGGTGGATCGGCTCTCGGCCCTGGTCGACGAGCTGCTCCGGCTCAATTCGGCCGAGGAGGACCCCCACGCCCTCCATCGCGACGAGGTCCGGCTCGACGCCCTCCTGGCGGAGCTGGTCGAAGCCTGCGCCGTGGAGGCCGACGCGAAGGGCTGTCGGCTGGACCTGCGGGCCGACGCGCCGGTCGTCGCGTCGGGCGATCGCGAGCTGCTCCGTCGCGCCGTCGAGAACGTCCTGCGCAACGCCGTCCGCCACGCGCCCGAGGGATCGGCGGTCGAGGTCGCGCTGCAAGCCGACGGCGGCTTCGCCGCGATCACCGTCCGCGACCACGGCTCGGGGGTCCCCGAGGAGGCCTTGGCCGACATCTTCAAGCCGTTCTTCCGGATCGAGCACGACCGCAGCCGGGCCAGCGGCGGGGTCGGCCTGGGCCTGGCCATCGCCCGCCGCGCCGTGGAGGTCCACGGCGGCTCGATCGCCGCCGACGACGCCCGCCCCGGCCTGGTCGTCACGATCCGGATCCGCCTCGCCGAGCCCGCCGCCGCGACCCAGGCGTGA
- a CDS encoding response regulator transcription factor produces the protein MTDAPPEDPTGPGPGPSVLLIDDDLELCDLLREFFAQEGIRLAAAHDGRRGLGAALDADRDLILLDVMLPGLDGFEVLRLLRRRSQVPVIMLTARSAKADRLAGLGAGADDYVPKPFDPDELLARVRAVLRRAGRAARPVAPLEAEGIRLIPTAREVFAGGELVATTTFEYEILEYLVYAAGRIVTRDELTAALYQRRSSPFDRAIDVHVSRLRKKLGPLGSAVRTVRGVGYLFRSGPDDEAPR, from the coding sequence ATGACCGACGCGCCCCCCGAAGATCCCACCGGCCCCGGCCCCGGCCCGTCGGTCCTGCTGATCGACGACGACCTGGAGCTGTGCGACCTCCTGCGCGAGTTCTTCGCCCAGGAGGGCATTCGGCTGGCCGCGGCCCACGACGGCCGCCGAGGGCTGGGGGCGGCGCTCGACGCCGATCGCGACCTGATCCTCCTCGACGTGATGCTCCCCGGCCTGGACGGCTTCGAGGTGCTGCGGCTGCTGCGTCGGCGGAGCCAGGTCCCGGTCATCATGCTCACGGCCCGCTCGGCGAAGGCCGACCGGCTCGCGGGCCTGGGCGCCGGGGCCGACGACTACGTCCCCAAGCCGTTCGACCCCGACGAGTTGCTCGCCCGCGTCCGCGCCGTGCTCCGTCGCGCGGGCCGCGCGGCGCGTCCCGTCGCCCCGCTGGAGGCCGAGGGGATCCGACTCATCCCGACGGCCCGCGAGGTGTTCGCGGGGGGCGAACTCGTGGCCACGACCACGTTCGAGTACGAGATCCTCGAATACCTCGTCTACGCCGCCGGCCGGATCGTCACCCGGGACGAGCTGACTGCGGCGCTCTATCAACGACGATCCTCCCCGTTCGACCGCGCCATCGACGTCCACGTCAGCCGCCTCCGCAAGAAGCTCGGCCCGCTGGGGTCGGCCGTGCGGACGGTCCGGGGCGTGGGCTACCTGTTCCGGTCCGGGCCGGACGACGAGGCCCCGCGATGA
- a CDS encoding DUF1559 domain-containing protein yields the protein MARSRAALRKAFTLIELLVVIAIIAVLIALLLPAVQSAREAARRIQCTNNLKQLGLAMQNYHDALGSFPPGARYTSWGTWYHYSLSFLEQGGIHNAFNFMGSNVTTPGLGYLDAANLTATQARINAYQCPSDEAVAPLSGVPSGNYVANFGNTGTGLFQIKDATYCCPTYNGVLFLGAPFSWLKIGTAPAQSFAGTYNISSITDGTSNTMLLSETVQGKVNGSKTDLRGFIQYGSSCGFATYLAPNSKQPDMLNDPNYCAYPFGNNPPCKFRNTGAGAFPGDTTPAINGDTYGARSRHPGGVNAVLADGSVRFIKDSVNIESWRALSTTQGGEIISSDSL from the coding sequence ATGGCACGTTCTCGTGCCGCCTTGCGCAAAGCGTTCACGCTGATCGAATTGCTGGTCGTCATCGCGATCATCGCGGTGTTGATCGCCCTGCTGCTGCCGGCCGTCCAGTCGGCGCGCGAAGCCGCCCGCCGCATCCAGTGCACGAACAACTTGAAGCAGCTCGGCCTGGCGATGCAGAACTACCATGACGCCCTGGGCTCGTTCCCGCCGGGCGCCCGCTACACCTCGTGGGGCACCTGGTACCACTACTCGCTCTCTTTCCTGGAGCAGGGCGGCATCCATAACGCCTTCAACTTCATGGGATCGAACGTCACGACGCCCGGGCTCGGCTACCTGGACGCCGCGAACCTGACGGCGACGCAGGCCCGGATCAACGCCTACCAGTGCCCCAGTGACGAGGCGGTCGCCCCCCTGAGCGGCGTCCCCTCGGGCAACTACGTGGCCAACTTCGGCAACACCGGCACGGGGCTGTTCCAGATCAAGGACGCCACCTACTGCTGCCCCACCTACAACGGCGTGCTCTTCCTGGGTGCCCCGTTCTCGTGGCTCAAGATCGGCACGGCGCCGGCCCAGTCGTTCGCCGGCACTTATAACATCTCCAGCATCACCGACGGCACCAGCAACACGATGTTGCTCTCGGAGACCGTGCAGGGCAAGGTCAACGGCTCGAAGACCGACCTCCGCGGCTTCATCCAGTACGGCTCCTCGTGCGGCTTCGCGACCTACCTCGCGCCGAATTCGAAGCAGCCCGACATGCTGAACGACCCCAACTATTGCGCGTACCCCTTCGGCAACAATCCGCCGTGCAAGTTCCGCAACACGGGCGCCGGCGCGTTCCCCGGCGACACGACCCCGGCGATCAACGGCGACACCTACGGCGCCCGCAGCCGGCACCCGGGCGGCGTCAACGCCGTGCTGGCCGACGGCAGCGTCCGGTTCATCAAGGACTCCGTCAACATCGAGAGCTGGCGCGCCCTCAGCACGACCCAGGGCGGCGAGATCATCAGCTCCGACTCACTCTGA
- a CDS encoding DUF2079 domain-containing protein, which translates to MRIDGRIGSWACVAVLTAALTAATTTQALRRYHDLGTGWSWDLAYYNQWFWTLTKGDGVLSVRPIASYAIEGPSAWKSNYLAPVRFLILPLYAAFPDPRTLLVLHNVVFWWLIPAAFTLARSESGSNRAALAATALVPLCPLLWPLAWNDFRELAMGIPFVLWAYQGVRSRRAGLTTAGVAGMLACRQEFAVMVAALAFLPPREDEDVGRKALWRLVLFDLGLGWILFAFFGYLYLMVGPRAPAAYVEQFLGPKPTLSQTMETMGWVLRDGLGPWTALALLAPGAAILAAPWLWSLCNGQWAMRMLSETSWHHVRYAVPTVATTLAAGLIGYSRLAVRLRGRRGGPAILAAVWLASAGASAFGLHATLARMEAIPPPVDAADVEPYWAWAREVGPDDAVLASYEFTAPLSSRRSLYSHVLQVNEPRGYPKLDPEFRWIFWKVPGLDPAIFVDQGFAVVHRGPSLVVLRRAGTP; encoded by the coding sequence ATGCGGATCGACGGGCGGATCGGCTCCTGGGCGTGCGTGGCGGTGCTCACGGCCGCGCTCACGGCGGCGACGACGACGCAGGCGCTGCGGCGCTATCACGACCTGGGGACCGGTTGGTCCTGGGACCTGGCCTATTACAACCAGTGGTTCTGGACGCTGACGAAGGGGGACGGCGTCCTCTCCGTGCGTCCGATCGCGTCCTATGCGATCGAGGGGCCTTCGGCCTGGAAGTCGAACTATCTCGCGCCGGTGCGGTTCCTGATCCTCCCCCTGTACGCGGCCTTCCCCGACCCTCGCACGCTGCTGGTGCTGCACAACGTCGTCTTCTGGTGGCTGATCCCGGCGGCCTTCACGCTCGCCCGGTCGGAGTCGGGCTCGAACCGCGCGGCGCTGGCGGCGACGGCCCTGGTCCCGCTCTGCCCCCTGCTCTGGCCGCTGGCCTGGAACGACTTCCGGGAGCTGGCGATGGGGATTCCGTTCGTGCTCTGGGCTTACCAGGGGGTGCGGAGCCGTCGGGCGGGGCTGACGACGGCCGGGGTGGCCGGGATGCTGGCGTGCCGCCAGGAGTTCGCGGTGATGGTCGCGGCGCTGGCGTTCCTCCCCCCCCGCGAGGACGAGGACGTGGGCCGCAAGGCCCTATGGCGGCTGGTCCTGTTCGACCTCGGCCTGGGATGGATCCTGTTCGCGTTCTTCGGCTACCTCTACCTGATGGTCGGCCCCCGCGCCCCGGCGGCCTACGTGGAGCAGTTCCTCGGCCCCAAGCCGACGCTCTCGCAGACGATGGAGACGATGGGGTGGGTGTTGCGGGACGGCCTGGGCCCCTGGACGGCCCTGGCCCTGCTGGCGCCGGGCGCGGCGATCCTGGCGGCGCCCTGGCTCTGGAGCCTCTGCAACGGCCAGTGGGCGATGCGGATGCTGTCGGAGACCTCGTGGCACCACGTCCGCTACGCCGTCCCGACCGTCGCGACCACCCTCGCCGCCGGGCTGATCGGCTATTCCCGGCTGGCCGTCCGGCTGCGAGGCCGTCGCGGGGGGCCGGCGATCCTGGCCGCCGTCTGGCTGGCCTCGGCGGGGGCCTCGGCGTTCGGGCTGCACGCGACCCTGGCCCGGATGGAGGCGATCCCGCCGCCGGTCGACGCGGCCGACGTCGAGCCTTACTGGGCGTGGGCCCGCGAGGTCGGCCCGGACGACGCCGTGCTGGCCTCCTACGAATTCACGGCCCCCCTCTCCTCGCGCCGGTCCCTCTACAGCCACGTCCTCCAGGTCAACGAGCCCAGGGGCTACCCGAAGCTCGACCCGGAGTTCCGCTGGATCTTCTGGAAGGTCCCGGGGCTCGACCCCGCGATCTTCGTCGACCAGGGTTTCGCCGTGGTCCACCGGGGCCCGTCGCTGGTCGTGCTGCGACGCGCGGGGACGCCGTAG
- a CDS encoding CotH kinase family protein: MPTAVMRILMGLGVGLAAGLAYLGASALEAAPIQEFQGPPPGGPGGGFGPGMFLAPMILEQGDADQDGRLTAEEAGKAAAKFFETADADGKGSLDARSLGRALNRLIPGPPGMPAFDDPDFGPGTFFGPVLLEAADADKDGRLSPREATTAAERFVKGRNADKEGLDAESLAAAVNSSLPGPPGFGPGGPGGPPGFGPGGGERKLVKTHDKDGDGRLDADERRAAVAAQKSTQGARGGRRGPGFGPPPGFGGGEAGPAEPGAKIAPTEVAAHPGRPLYDPDVFRTLFLDFEDEDWESQLSTFYKSDVEVPATLRVDGREMKGVGVHFRGQSSYFTVSEGRKRSLNVSLDFTDADQKFDGYKTLNLLNSHEDPSFLHTILYSEIARRSIPAPKANFVRVVINGENWGVYVNVQQFDKKFLTENYGTDEGARWKVPGNPGADGGLGYHGEDLAPYKQRYELKSSKKGQDAAWKALIALCRTLNETPADRLEAALEPILDIDGVLKFLALDNVLVNGDGYWTRASDYSLYLDPRGRFHVIPHDMNETFQGGGGPPGFGPGGPRGGRPGGPGGPGFGPGGPGGPGGPPGGGRGFAGGPGGPGGRGGRPGGPGFGPPGFGSVDLDPLVGLDSARTPLRSKLLAVPALRARYLGYVKAIAEKDLDWETLGPIVARYKAQIDEDVRADTRKLSTYEAFLAATSPDADAPKPEAARGRGRGLSLRAFADARRKHLLGLPAVRDAKAP, from the coding sequence ATGCCGACGGCCGTGATGCGGATCTTGATGGGCCTGGGCGTCGGCCTGGCCGCCGGGCTCGCCTACCTGGGAGCGTCGGCCCTGGAGGCGGCACCGATCCAGGAGTTCCAGGGGCCGCCGCCGGGAGGGCCGGGAGGGGGCTTCGGTCCCGGCATGTTCCTCGCGCCGATGATCCTGGAGCAGGGGGACGCCGACCAGGACGGCCGCCTCACCGCCGAGGAGGCCGGGAAGGCCGCCGCGAAGTTCTTCGAGACGGCCGACGCCGACGGGAAGGGCTCGCTCGACGCCAGATCGTTGGGACGCGCCCTGAACCGCCTGATTCCCGGCCCTCCCGGAATGCCCGCCTTCGATGACCCGGACTTCGGCCCCGGGACGTTCTTCGGGCCCGTTCTGCTGGAGGCCGCCGACGCCGACAAGGACGGCCGACTGAGCCCCCGAGAAGCCACCACGGCCGCCGAGCGTTTCGTCAAAGGACGCAACGCCGACAAGGAAGGGCTCGACGCGGAGTCCCTCGCGGCGGCCGTGAATTCCAGCCTCCCCGGCCCTCCGGGCTTCGGCCCCGGCGGGCCGGGAGGTCCTCCGGGATTCGGGCCCGGCGGCGGCGAACGCAAGCTCGTCAAGACGCACGACAAGGACGGCGACGGCCGCCTCGACGCCGACGAACGCCGCGCCGCCGTCGCGGCCCAGAAGTCGACGCAAGGCGCGCGGGGAGGCCGTCGCGGGCCGGGCTTCGGGCCCCCTCCGGGCTTCGGCGGCGGCGAGGCCGGGCCGGCCGAGCCCGGCGCGAAGATCGCCCCGACCGAGGTCGCCGCGCATCCCGGCCGCCCCCTGTACGACCCGGACGTCTTCCGCACGCTGTTCCTCGACTTCGAGGACGAGGACTGGGAGTCGCAGCTCTCCACCTTCTACAAGTCCGACGTCGAGGTCCCCGCGACGCTCCGCGTCGACGGCCGCGAGATGAAGGGCGTGGGCGTCCACTTCCGGGGCCAGTCGTCGTACTTCACCGTCTCCGAGGGCCGCAAGCGGTCGCTCAACGTCTCGCTCGACTTCACCGACGCCGACCAGAAGTTCGACGGCTACAAGACGCTCAACCTGTTGAACTCCCACGAGGATCCGAGCTTCCTGCACACCATCCTCTATTCGGAGATCGCCCGCCGATCCATCCCCGCCCCGAAGGCGAACTTCGTCCGCGTCGTCATCAACGGCGAGAACTGGGGCGTCTACGTGAACGTCCAGCAGTTCGACAAGAAGTTCCTGACGGAGAACTACGGGACCGACGAAGGGGCCCGCTGGAAGGTTCCCGGAAACCCCGGCGCCGACGGCGGCCTGGGATACCACGGCGAGGACCTCGCCCCCTACAAGCAGCGCTACGAGCTGAAGTCCTCCAAGAAGGGACAGGACGCGGCCTGGAAGGCCCTGATCGCCCTCTGCCGGACCCTGAATGAGACGCCCGCCGACCGGCTCGAAGCGGCGCTCGAGCCGATCCTCGACATCGACGGCGTGCTGAAGTTCCTCGCCCTGGACAACGTCCTCGTCAACGGCGACGGCTACTGGACCCGCGCCAGCGACTACAGCCTCTATCTGGACCCCAGGGGCCGGTTCCACGTCATCCCCCACGACATGAACGAGACGTTCCAGGGCGGTGGCGGCCCTCCGGGCTTCGGCCCCGGCGGACCGAGGGGGGGGAGACCGGGCGGCCCTGGTGGTCCCGGCTTCGGCCCTGGTGGTCCGGGGGGCCCCGGCGGGCCTCCGGGCGGCGGTCGTGGATTCGCGGGAGGCCCCGGCGGGCCGGGAGGTCGCGGCGGGCGTCCGGGCGGTCCCGGCTTCGGCCCTCCGGGCTTCGGGAGCGTCGATCTCGACCCGCTGGTCGGGCTGGACTCCGCGCGGACGCCCCTGCGGAGCAAGCTGCTGGCGGTCCCCGCGCTGCGGGCTCGCTACCTCGGGTATGTGAAGGCGATCGCCGAGAAGGACCTCGACTGGGAGACGCTCGGCCCGATCGTGGCCCGCTACAAGGCCCAGATCGACGAGGACGTGCGGGCCGACACGCGCAAGCTCTCGACCTACGAGGCGTTCCTGGCCGCCACCTCCCCCGACGCGGACGCCCCGAAGCCGGAAGCCGCGAGAGGCCGGGGCCGGGGGCTCAGCCTCCGAGCCTTCGCCGACGCCCGCCGGAAGCACCTCCTGGGCCTCCCCGCCGTCCGGGACGCGAAAGCACCCTGA
- a CDS encoding cyclic nucleotide-binding domain-containing protein encodes MINPQAAERFMAAPWLESEDRELKEQLLRSLAEERAPKGAILLAQGQINDHLSFLIEGTAEIERRSEGRVDPITTLTAPAVFGTTSFFRPAPPRPPSGPPRTSGF; translated from the coding sequence ATGATCAACCCCCAAGCCGCAGAACGGTTCATGGCCGCCCCCTGGCTCGAGTCGGAGGACCGCGAGCTCAAGGAGCAGCTCCTCCGGTCGCTGGCCGAGGAGCGCGCGCCCAAGGGGGCCATCCTCCTGGCCCAGGGCCAGATCAACGACCACCTCTCGTTCCTGATCGAAGGGACCGCCGAGATCGAGCGACGATCCGAAGGCCGGGTCGACCCGATCACGACGCTGACGGCCCCGGCGGTCTTCGGGACCACCTCGTTCTTCCGCCCCGCCCCCCCCCGGCCACCGTCCGGGCCACCTCGGACGTCCGGCTTTTGA
- a CDS encoding sigma-70 family RNA polymerase sigma factor, with product MAEASAGRRLRDLATLFQSGSLAGMTDGEILRRAGREPGGEAEAFFEAILDRHGAMVRRVCRGILGDADDADDAFQATFLVLARRLREAQRLESVGGWLHGVAAKVAARARVDAARRRKHERARAGLSLVVADDPDVEIDRALRDEVGRLPSRHREVVVLCYWEGLTHEQAAARLGCPLGTVRSRSARARDLLRRRLRRRGLAPEGIEAERAVTPVVPAALIRASARGAAETLAGRSALNFVGVRPIALSHHVVRRMFMLKLAHLGAASALAILAAVGLSRAGTPPPQEPAAAAAAPGPAAEQAGQTPPRVFRPYVVQPPDLILVEVLQALEGRPISGERLVRADGKITLGFYGDVEVAGLTIPEIKEKITIHLKKYLSDDRLGLVGHDRETGKPVPIDPKDADRVFVDVVGYNSEFYYLIGAFAAPGRFQVTGSDTVLDALVLAGGLADDADARKVLLVRERPEAGEPKSHPIDVRAILEGAEGAVNHRLRPGDRLIAARTKAHAADAPEATSSREMELRLKRLESQVEELSRKLDERR from the coding sequence ATGGCGGAGGCTTCGGCGGGGCGAAGGCTGCGGGACCTGGCGACGCTCTTTCAATCCGGCTCGCTCGCCGGGATGACGGACGGCGAGATCCTGCGCCGGGCGGGGAGGGAGCCGGGCGGGGAGGCCGAGGCGTTCTTCGAGGCGATCCTCGACCGCCACGGGGCGATGGTCCGGCGCGTCTGTCGGGGGATCCTGGGAGACGCGGACGATGCGGACGACGCCTTCCAGGCGACCTTCCTGGTCCTGGCCCGGCGGCTCCGGGAGGCGCAACGGCTGGAATCGGTCGGCGGCTGGCTGCACGGGGTCGCGGCGAAGGTCGCGGCCCGGGCGCGCGTCGACGCGGCGAGGCGACGGAAGCATGAGAGGGCGCGAGCCGGTCTGTCCCTCGTCGTCGCCGACGACCCCGACGTCGAAATCGACCGCGCCCTGCGGGACGAGGTCGGCCGCCTGCCGTCGCGGCATCGCGAGGTCGTCGTGCTCTGCTACTGGGAGGGGCTGACCCACGAGCAGGCCGCCGCCCGCCTCGGATGCCCGCTCGGCACCGTCCGCAGCCGATCGGCCCGCGCCCGCGACCTGCTCCGTCGCCGCCTGCGACGCCGGGGCCTCGCGCCCGAGGGGATCGAGGCCGAAAGGGCCGTCACGCCGGTCGTCCCCGCCGCGCTGATCCGAGCCTCGGCGCGAGGGGCGGCCGAGACCCTGGCGGGCCGGTCGGCCCTGAACTTCGTCGGCGTCCGTCCGATCGCGCTTTCCCATCACGTTGTACGGAGGATGTTCATGCTCAAGCTTGCTCATCTGGGCGCCGCCTCGGCGCTGGCGATCCTCGCGGCCGTCGGCCTCAGCCGCGCGGGGACGCCGCCCCCGCAAGAGCCCGCTGCGGCGGCGGCGGCCCCGGGCCCGGCGGCGGAACAGGCCGGTCAGACGCCGCCGAGGGTCTTCCGCCCCTACGTGGTCCAGCCGCCCGACCTGATCCTCGTCGAGGTCCTCCAGGCTCTGGAAGGTCGGCCGATCTCGGGCGAACGGCTCGTGCGCGCGGACGGCAAGATCACGCTGGGATTCTACGGCGACGTCGAGGTCGCCGGCCTGACGATCCCGGAGATCAAGGAGAAGATCACGATCCACCTGAAGAAGTACCTGAGCGACGACCGGCTCGGCCTCGTCGGGCATGACCGCGAGACCGGCAAGCCGGTCCCGATCGATCCGAAGGACGCCGATCGGGTCTTCGTGGACGTCGTCGGCTACAACAGCGAGTTCTACTACCTCATCGGCGCGTTCGCGGCGCCCGGCCGTTTCCAGGTCACCGGCTCGGACACCGTGCTCGACGCGCTGGTCCTGGCGGGCGGCCTGGCCGACGACGCCGATGCCCGGAAGGTCCTGCTCGTCCGCGAGCGGCCGGAAGCCGGCGAGCCGAAGTCGCATCCCATCGACGTCCGGGCGATCCTCGAAGGGGCGGAAGGCGCCGTCAACCACCGCCTCCGGCCCGGCGACCGCCTCATCGCCGCGCGAACCAAGGCGCACGCAGCCGACGCCCCGGAGGCGACGTCCTCCCGCGAGATGGAACTCCGGCTCAAACGGCTCGAATCCCAGGTCGAGGAACTCTCCAGGAAGCTCGACGAGCGTCGCTGA
- a CDS encoding sulfatase translates to MNAIVVACNSVHLGFLGAYGNAWIETPNLDRLAAQGVVFDHHFPENLTTLPTRRSWWTGRYGFTDPDLGWTPLRPDELILPDLLSPRGVRTALISDTPFLRETGMGYGRGFDDVVWIRGQGYDPFIPADDPRVKGVRLEDEPGLRLPPEDEDDPDSAERWRTRWEQFLRNRKAMGTDREENTGVARTVKAAVDWLERRGDDPEPSLLWLDLFSPHGPWDLPDPYRDQYATIEPDEFESDDEGDLLDDSTDDEPEIDVEDVPVLIDVPAGAVGDVIGEAELYRLRRTYAGAVTLVDRWLGELFDALERTGRDQDTLLIFTSDQGEPLGEHGFVRRFRPWLYEELIHTPLIIRLPGGKHGGIRHQAIVQTVDILPTLLGFFGVRPPDDAPPIHGRDLLPLIRGEQTKIRDYACMGMDVEEFAIRTHVWHMILPLVDDPEEPRRPELYRKPEDRWDQNNVIEQHVEVAEHLELTLRRFVEALPREGLDELPPVRDVARRG, encoded by the coding sequence ATGAACGCCATCGTCGTCGCCTGCAACAGCGTGCATCTGGGATTCCTCGGGGCCTACGGGAACGCGTGGATCGAGACGCCCAACCTCGACCGCCTGGCCGCGCAGGGGGTCGTCTTCGACCACCACTTCCCGGAGAACCTGACCACCCTTCCCACCCGGCGGAGCTGGTGGACGGGCCGCTACGGATTCACCGACCCCGACCTCGGCTGGACCCCGCTCCGTCCCGACGAGTTGATCCTGCCCGACCTCCTCAGCCCCCGGGGGGTGCGCACGGCCCTGATCTCCGACACCCCGTTCCTCCGCGAGACCGGCATGGGCTACGGCCGCGGATTCGACGACGTGGTCTGGATCCGAGGCCAGGGCTACGACCCGTTCATCCCCGCCGACGACCCCCGCGTGAAGGGGGTCCGGCTTGAGGACGAGCCCGGCCTGCGGCTCCCCCCCGAGGACGAGGACGACCCCGATTCCGCCGAACGCTGGCGCACCCGCTGGGAGCAGTTCCTCCGCAACCGCAAGGCGATGGGGACCGACCGCGAGGAGAACACCGGCGTCGCCCGCACGGTGAAGGCCGCCGTCGACTGGCTCGAGCGCCGCGGGGACGACCCCGAGCCCTCCCTCCTCTGGCTCGACCTGTTCAGCCCCCACGGCCCCTGGGACCTCCCCGACCCCTACCGCGACCAGTACGCCACCATCGAGCCCGACGAGTTCGAGTCCGACGACGAGGGAGACCTCCTCGACGATTCCACGGACGACGAGCCCGAGATTGACGTCGAGGACGTCCCGGTGCTGATCGACGTCCCCGCCGGCGCGGTGGGCGACGTGATCGGCGAGGCCGAACTCTACCGCCTCCGACGCACCTACGCCGGTGCCGTCACCCTCGTCGACCGCTGGCTCGGCGAGCTGTTCGACGCCCTGGAACGGACCGGCCGCGACCAGGACACGCTCCTCATCTTCACCAGCGACCAGGGCGAGCCCCTCGGCGAGCACGGCTTCGTCCGCCGCTTCCGCCCCTGGCTCTATGAGGAATTGATCCACACGCCGCTGATCATCCGGCTCCCCGGCGGCAAGCACGGCGGCATCCGCCACCAGGCGATCGTCCAGACCGTCGACATCCTCCCCACCCTGCTCGGCTTCTTCGGCGTCCGTCCCCCCGACGACGCCCCGCCGATCCACGGCCGCGACCTGCTCCCCCTGATCCGGGGCGAACAGACCAAGATCCGCGACTACGCCTGCATGGGCATGGACGTCGAGGAATTCGCCATCCGCACCCACGTCTGGCACATGATCCTGCCCCTGGTCGACGACCCCGAGGAACCGCGACGGCCCGAACTCTACCGCAAGCCCGAGGACCGCTGGGACCAGAACAACGTCATCGAGCAGCACGTCGAGGTCGCCGAACACCTCGAACTGACCCTCCGCCGCTTCGTCGAGGCCCTCCCCCGCGAAGGCCTCGACGAACTCCCCCCCGTCCGCGACGTCGCCCGGCGAGGTTGA